One part of the Rickettsia akari str. Hartford genome encodes these proteins:
- the coaE gene encoding dephospho-CoA kinase (Dephospho-CoA kinase (CoaE) performs the final step in coenzyme A biosynthesis.) produces MLAIGITGSYASGKTFILDYLAEKGYKTFCADRCIKELYQDLSVQTQILKLLHELESFNIEKISNLIYNNDLAREKLQNFIYPLLIDKLILFKKENANFKFGFAEVPLLYEAKFDKYFDFVVTIYCSEEIRMQRAITRTSFDIEIYNKIKEIQLSQESKIAKADFAINSSVDMLDLEKQIAQLILVIARKL; encoded by the coding sequence ATGTTAGCAATAGGTATTACCGGTAGCTATGCATCTGGGAAAACTTTTATTTTGGATTATTTAGCAGAAAAAGGATATAAAACTTTTTGTGCCGATAGATGCATAAAAGAATTATATCAAGATTTGAGCGTACAAACTCAAATCTTAAAATTACTTCATGAACTTGAATCTTTCAATATCGAAAAAATCAGTAATTTAATTTACAATAATGACCTAGCTAGAGAAAAACTACAAAATTTTATTTACCCATTACTGATAGATAAACTCATTTTATTTAAAAAAGAAAATGCTAATTTCAAATTTGGCTTTGCCGAAGTACCGTTGCTTTATGAAGCGAAATTTGATAAATATTTTGATTTTGTCGTAACAATATACTGCTCTGAAGAAATAAGAATGCAAAGAGCGATAACAAGAACTTCATTTGATATAGAGATTTATAATAAAATAAAAGAAATTCAGCTATCACAAGAGAGCAAAATAGCAAAAGCAGATTTTGCTATAAATAGCAGCGTTGATATGTTAGACTTGGAAAAACAAATAGCACAGCTAATTCTCGTAATTGCAAGGAAATTGTAA